The Actinotalea sp. JY-7876 sequence CGCCCTGCGCCAGTCGCGCGACCGCATCGTGGAGCTCCAGCAGCAGCTCGAGGACCTCGGCAAGCCGCCCGCCACGTTCGCCACGTTCCTCGAGGCGCGCGACGACGGGTCGGTCGAGATCATCTCGTCGGGCCGCAAGATGCAGGTCCAGGCGGCGGCGACCGTCGACCTGGGCGCCCTGCGCCCCGGCCAGGAGGTCAAGCTCAACGAGGCGCTCACGGTCGTCGAGGCCGGGCGCTACGAGGCCGTCGGCGAGATCGTCACGGTCAAGGAGCTGCTCGGTGCGGACCGGGCGCTCGTCGTCGGCCGCTCGGACGAGGAGCGCGTCGTGCGCCTCGCCGGGCCGCTCCTGGCCGGGAACGTGCGGGTCGGCGACGCCCTGACGGTCGAGACCCGGACGGGCTTCGTCTTCGAGCGGATCCCGCGGTCGGAGGTCGAGGAGCTCGTCCTGGAGGAGGTCCCGGACATCGACTACGCGGACATCGGCGGCCTCGGGCCCCAGATCGAGCAGATCCGCGACGCCGTCGAGCTCCCGTTCCTGCACCCCGAGCTCTTCCGCGAGCACGGGCTGCGGCCCCCCAAGGGCGTCCTCCTGTACGGACCTCCCGGGTGCGGCAAGACGCTCATCGCCAAGGCCGTCGCGGCCTCCCTGGCCCAGACGCGCGGTCGTGCCCTGCCCGGCGGCGAGCCGGCCACGAGCTACTTCCTCAACGTCAAGGGCCCCGAGCTGCTCAACAAGTACGTGGGGGAGACGGAGCGGCACATCCGGCTGATCTTCGCCCGCGCGCGGGAGAAGGCCTCGCAGGGCAACCCGGTGGTCGTGTTCTTCGACGAGATGGAGTCGCTGTTCCGCACGCGCGGCACCGGCATCTCGAGCGACGTCGAGACCACGATCGTGCCGCAGCTGCTGAGCGAGATCGACGGCGTCGAGCGCCTGGACAACGTCATCGTCATCGGCGCCTCGAACCGCGAGGACATGATCGACCCGGCGATCCTGCGGCCCGGCCGCCTCGACGTGAAGATCAAGATCGAGCGGCCCGACGCCGAGGCGGCGCGCGAGATCTTCGCGAAGTACCTCACGCCGGACCTGCCGCTGCACGCCGACGACGTCGCCGAGCACGGCGGGGACGCGGCAGCGGCGGTGGACGCGATGATCCAGTCCGTCGTCGAGCGGATGTACGCGGAGACCCCGGAGAACCAGTTCCTCGAGGTCACCTACGCGTCGGGGGACAAGGAGGTCCTGTTCTTCAAGGACTTCAGCTCCGGGGCGATGATCCAGAACGTCGTCGACCGCGCGAAGAAGTCCGCGATCAAGGACCTCCTCGCGAGCGGGCAGCGGGGCATCCGCGTGGAGCACCTGCTGGCGGCGTGCGTCGACGAGTTCAAGGAGAACGAGGACCTGCCGAACACCACCAACCCGGACGACTGGGCCCGCATCTCCGGCAAGAAGGGCGAGCGCATCGTCTTCATCCGCACGATCGTCCAGGGCAAGACCGGCAAGGAGAGCGGCCGGACGATCGAGACCCTCACGCCCACCGGCCAGTACCTCTGAGCCGGCACCTCTGAGCCGGCCCCGCGCCCCGGGCCGCCCCGATAGCCTGACGGGCGTGACCGTGCGCCGGGTGATGGGGATCGAGACCGAGTACGGCATCGTGCAGCCGGGCCGGCCGCAGGCCAACCCGATGCTGCTGTCCAGCCACGTCGTGGCGGCGTACGCGGCGTCCGTCGGGCACGGGCCACGGGCCCGGTGGGACTACGCCGACGAGGACCCCCTGGCCGACGCGCGCGGGTTCCGGCTCGAGCGCTCCGCGGCGGACCCGTCGCTGCTGACCGACGACCCGCAGCGGCCGGCGCCCCCAGGGCCGAGGGCGGACGGCGGGCTCGACGCCGACGCGGTGGACCGTCCCACGGTCGAGGAGTACGAGGACCCCGGCGCCGCGACGACGATCCTGACCAACGGCGCGCGCCTCTACGTCGACCACGCGCACCCCGAGTACTCCTCGCCCGAGGTCACCACCCCGCTCGACGCGGTGCGCTGGGACAAGGCGGGGGAGCAGGTCGCGCTGCGCGCGGTGCGGCTGCTCATCGCCAACCCGGCGATGCCCGACGTCGTGCTGTACAAGAACAACGTCGACGGCAAGGGCGCGTCCTACGGCACGCACGAGAACTACCTCGTCGACCGCGCCGTGCCGTTCGAGGACCTCGTCGCGCTCCTGACGCCCTTCCTCGTGACCCGCCAGGTGCACGCGGGTGCCGGGCGCGTGGGCCTGGGCCAGGCCGGCCAGGGCGCGGGGTTCCAGCTCTCCCAGCGGGCCGACTACATCGAGGCCGAGGTGGGCCTGGAGACCACGCTGCGCCGCCCCATCGTCAACACGCGCGACGAGCCGCACGCCGACCGGACGCGCTGGCGCCGGCTGCACCTCATCCTCGGCGACGCGACCCTGCTGGAGGTGGCCACCTACCTGCGGCTCGGCACGACGTCGCTCGTGCTGTGGCTCGCCGAGCACGCGGGCGAGCACGGCGCGCTGGTCGAGCGCCTCCTCGGCCTGCGCCTGGCCGACCCCGTGCGCGCCGTGCGCGAGGTGAGCCGGGACCTGACGCTGCGGCGGCCGCTCGACCTGGCCGACGGGCGCCGGATGACCGCGCTCGAGATCCAGGGCGAGTACCTCGCCGCGCTGCGCGAGGCGGTGGGCCCGGACCTCGACCCGGCCACGGCCGACGTCCTGGCGCGCTGGGCCTCGGTGCTCGAGCGCCTGGGCCAGGACCCCATGACGTGCGCCCGCGAGGTCGAGTGGGTGGCCAAGCTCCGGCTGCTGGAGGCGATGCGCTCGCGCGACCGGCTCGCGTGGGACAACCCGCGCCTCGCGGCGATGGACATCCAGTGGTCCGACGTGCGGCCCGAGCGCGGCCTGTACCACCGCCTGCTCGCGTCGGGCGCGGTCGAGCGCCTCGTCACCGACGACGACGTCGCGCGGGCCGTCACCGAGCCGCCGGCGGACACGCGCGCGTACTTCCGCGGCACGGTCGTGCGGCGCTTCGGCGCGCAGGTCCGGGCCGCCTCGTGGGACTCGGTGGTGCTCGACGTCCCGACGCTGCCGAGCCTGCGCCGGATCCCGCTGCTCGACCCGTGGCGGGGCACGGCCGCCCACGTGGGCGAGCTGCTCGACACCTGCGCGGACGCCGCGGAGCTCGTCGACCGCCTCGGCGGCCGCTGACCGCCCGAGGGACGTGCCCGCGCGGCCGCTGCCGAACACGCACGCACCGCCCCGCCCGCGGCGCACCGTGGGCACCTAGGATCGAAGCAGCGCGGTGACCCGCGCGGACCGCACCACCACGCAGCCAGGCACCGGGAGGTCACCATGGCCGGTCAGGACCAGCGACGCCACGAGCGCCACGACGAGGATCCGGCCGATGCCCCGGAGCCGGTCGCGGCCCCCGCCGCCCAGACGCGCGACACCGAGGTCGACGCGCTCCTCGAGGAGATCGACGAGGTGCTGGAGTCGAACGCCGAGTCCTTCGTGCGCGGGTTCGTGCAGAAGGGCGGTCAGTGAGCCTCGATGACCCATGACCTCGACGGCCGTCTCCCGCGGTCCTTCACCACGCCCGGCACGTCCTCCTTCCTCGACTTCCTCGCGGCGCACGACCCCTCGCTGCTGCCGACCGGCCGCACGCTCCCGCCCGGCGAGGCGCCGTCCGCGCCCCACGGCACGACGATCGTCGCGCTGACCTTCGACGGCGGCGTGGTCATGGCGGGGGACCGCCGCGCCACCGCGGGGTCCATGATCGCGAGCCGGCAGATCGAGAAGGTCTTCCCCGCCGACGAGTTCTCCGCCATCGGCATCGCCGGCACCGCGGGCCTCGCGCTCGAGCTGGTCCGGCTCTTCCAGCTCGAGCTCGAGCACTACGAGAAGATCGAGGGCGCGCTGCTCTCGCTGGACGGCAAGGCGAACCGGCTGGCCACGATGGTGCGGGGCAGCCTGGGTCTGGCGATGCAGGGCCTGGCCGTCGTGCCGCTCTTCGGCGGCTACGACCTGCAGCGGGAGGTCGGGCGGATCTTCTCCTACGACGTCACGGGCGGGCGCTACGAGGAGACGGAGTTCCACGCGGTGGGCTCGGGCTCGACGTTCGCGCGCGGCTCGCTGAAGAAGCTGTGGTCGCCCGGCATGAGCGCCGGGGACGCCGTGCGGACCGCGGTGAACGCGCTCGTGGACGCGGCCGACGACGACTCCGCGACCGGTGGTCCGGACGCGACCCGTCGCATCTGGCCCGTCGTCGCCGTCGTCACGGCGTCGGGCTACCTGCGGGTCGACGATGCCGCGCTGGCCGACGTCGTCACCGAGATCGAGGGCGTGCGTCGCGCGCGCGGGGGAGACGTCCGATGAGCATGCCGTTCTACGTCTCGCCCGAGCAGCTGATGCGCGACCGCGCGGACTACGCGCGCAAGGGCATCGCGCGGGGCCGCTCCGTCGTCGTGCTCCAGTACGAC is a genomic window containing:
- the arc gene encoding proteasome ATPase, giving the protein MTDGPDRAPTRPSDPADARQLALLAAKNERLADALRQSRDRIVELQQQLEDLGKPPATFATFLEARDDGSVEIISSGRKMQVQAAATVDLGALRPGQEVKLNEALTVVEAGRYEAVGEIVTVKELLGADRALVVGRSDEERVVRLAGPLLAGNVRVGDALTVETRTGFVFERIPRSEVEELVLEEVPDIDYADIGGLGPQIEQIRDAVELPFLHPELFREHGLRPPKGVLLYGPPGCGKTLIAKAVAASLAQTRGRALPGGEPATSYFLNVKGPELLNKYVGETERHIRLIFARAREKASQGNPVVVFFDEMESLFRTRGTGISSDVETTIVPQLLSEIDGVERLDNVIVIGASNREDMIDPAILRPGRLDVKIKIERPDAEAAREIFAKYLTPDLPLHADDVAEHGGDAAAAVDAMIQSVVERMYAETPENQFLEVTYASGDKEVLFFKDFSSGAMIQNVVDRAKKSAIKDLLASGQRGIRVEHLLAACVDEFKENEDLPNTTNPDDWARISGKKGERIVFIRTIVQGKTGKESGRTIETLTPTGQYL
- the dop gene encoding depupylase/deamidase Dop, with translation MGIETEYGIVQPGRPQANPMLLSSHVVAAYAASVGHGPRARWDYADEDPLADARGFRLERSAADPSLLTDDPQRPAPPGPRADGGLDADAVDRPTVEEYEDPGAATTILTNGARLYVDHAHPEYSSPEVTTPLDAVRWDKAGEQVALRAVRLLIANPAMPDVVLYKNNVDGKGASYGTHENYLVDRAVPFEDLVALLTPFLVTRQVHAGAGRVGLGQAGQGAGFQLSQRADYIEAEVGLETTLRRPIVNTRDEPHADRTRWRRLHLILGDATLLEVATYLRLGTTSLVLWLAEHAGEHGALVERLLGLRLADPVRAVREVSRDLTLRRPLDLADGRRMTALEIQGEYLAALREAVGPDLDPATADVLARWASVLERLGQDPMTCAREVEWVAKLRLLEAMRSRDRLAWDNPRLAAMDIQWSDVRPERGLYHRLLASGAVERLVTDDDVARAVTEPPADTRAYFRGTVVRRFGAQVRAASWDSVVLDVPTLPSLRRIPLLDPWRGTAAHVGELLDTCADAAELVDRLGGR
- a CDS encoding ubiquitin-like protein Pup; this encodes MAGQDQRRHERHDEDPADAPEPVAAPAAQTRDTEVDALLEEIDEVLESNAESFVRGFVQKGGQ
- the prcB gene encoding proteasome subunit beta gives rise to the protein MTHDLDGRLPRSFTTPGTSSFLDFLAAHDPSLLPTGRTLPPGEAPSAPHGTTIVALTFDGGVVMAGDRRATAGSMIASRQIEKVFPADEFSAIGIAGTAGLALELVRLFQLELEHYEKIEGALLSLDGKANRLATMVRGSLGLAMQGLAVVPLFGGYDLQREVGRIFSYDVTGGRYEETEFHAVGSGSTFARGSLKKLWSPGMSAGDAVRTAVNALVDAADDDSATGGPDATRRIWPVVAVVTASGYLRVDDAALADVVTEIEGVRRARGGDVR